One Tachyglossus aculeatus isolate mTacAcu1 unplaced genomic scaffold, mTacAcu1.pri scaffold_144_arrow_ctg1, whole genome shotgun sequence DNA segment encodes these proteins:
- the LOC119923103 gene encoding olfactory receptor 14A2-like: LLGFSEVRELQLVHAALFLLVYLLALAGNLLIVTITVLDRRLHTPMYFFLRNLSVLDLCYISVTVPKSIHDSLTKRRSISFLGCAAQFFSVVLFPASEMFLLTTMSYDRYAAICLPLRYEVIMDRGACVKLAAASWLGGGLFALMLSSGTFSLPFCGSILIPQFFCDIASVVRLACSETHLVVDVLLVTGALLGFSCFFYMVISYVHIFRAVLRMPVTEGRDKAFSTCLPHLVVTTVFFTSASFGTLHPPSDSSSALDRLVSVFYTVLPPALNPLIYSLRNRDVKAAMGRGAFPERPGFAEGPTHFKKEARRAGTPHTSQRSSRAHRPGDAGDG, translated from the exons ctgctgggattctcggaggtccgggagctgcagctggtccacgccgcgctgttcctcctggtctacctgctggccctggcggggaatctcctcatcgtcaccatcaccgtgctcgaccggcgtctccacacccccatgtacttcttcctcaggaacctgtccgtcctcgacctctgctacatctccgtcaccgtccccaaatccatccacgactccctgaccaaacgtagatccatctccttcctgggctgtgccgcccagttcttctcggtggtcctgtttcccgcctcagagatgttcctcctcactaccatgtcctacgaccgctacgcggccatctgcctccccctgcgctacgaggtcatcatggaccgaggggcctgtgtgaAGTTGGCTGCCGCTTCCTGGCTCGGCGGTGGACTGTTTGCACTGATGTTGTCCTCTGggacattctccctccccttctgcggatccatcctgatcccacagttcttctgcgatatcgcctccgtggtccgactcgcctgctccgaaacgcacctcgtcgtCGATGTGCTCCTAGTCACCGGGGCCCTTctgggcttctcctgcttcttctacaTGGTCATCTCGTATGTGcatatcttccgggccgtgctgaggatgccggtcactgagggccgggacaaagccttttccacctgcttgccccacctcgtcgtcacgacggtgtttttcacctcggcttccttcggtaccttacatccaccctcagactcctcctcagctctggaccggctggtttctgtgttctacaccgtgttgccccccgccctcaaccccctcatctacagcctgaggaaccgggacgtgaaggccgccatggggagg ggagcttttcCTGAAAGGCCCGGCTTCGCCGAGGGCCCGACGCACTTCAAGaaggaagccagaagagccggGACTCCGCATACCTCCCAGAGATCCTCCCGCGCCCACCGTCCGGGAGATGCGGGTGACGGTTGA